One genomic window of Erinaceus europaeus chromosome 19, mEriEur2.1, whole genome shotgun sequence includes the following:
- the SCOC gene encoding short coiled-coil protein isoform X3 — protein MMNADMDAVDAENQVELEEKTRLINQVLELQHTLEDLSARVDAVKEENLKLKSENQVLGQYIENLMSASSVFQTTDTKSKRK, from the exons ATGATGAATGCCGACATGGATG CAGTTGACGCTGAAAACCAGGTGGAACTGGAGGAGAAAACACGGCTGATTAATCAGGTGCTGGAACTCCAACACACACTGGAAG atCTCTCTGCAAGAGTAGATGCAGTCAAAGAAGAAAATCTGAAGCTAAAATCAGAAAATCAAGTTCTTGGACAATATATAGAAAACCTCATGTCAGCTTCTAGTGTTTTTCAAACAACTGacacaaaaagcaaaagaaaataa